A genomic stretch from Achromobacter spanius includes:
- the modA gene encoding molybdate ABC transporter substrate-binding protein: MSCKRALPTLALALCALWMPGAHAADLVVSAASSLTNAFKDVAQAYEKEHPDTKVVLNFGASDVLLQQILKGAPADVYASADQKAMDKAVAEQAVKRASRVDFAANQVVLIVPADSQANITSLKDLTRDDIKRVAYGNPASVPVGRYTQGALEAAGLWNAVQAKGVLAQNVRQSLAYVSRGEVDAGFVFATDAAIMPDKVKVAVRVPSQTPVTYPIAVTARQAAAAEAERFVAYVLSPAGQTILARYGFQQP, encoded by the coding sequence ATGTCTTGCAAACGTGCGCTGCCGACGCTGGCCCTGGCGCTTTGCGCTCTGTGGATGCCTGGCGCCCACGCGGCCGACCTGGTGGTATCCGCCGCGTCCAGCCTGACCAACGCCTTCAAGGACGTGGCGCAGGCCTACGAAAAGGAACACCCCGACACCAAGGTCGTGTTGAACTTCGGCGCGTCGGACGTCTTGCTGCAGCAGATCTTGAAGGGCGCGCCCGCCGATGTGTACGCCTCGGCCGACCAGAAGGCGATGGACAAGGCGGTTGCGGAACAGGCCGTGAAACGGGCCTCGCGCGTGGACTTCGCGGCGAACCAGGTCGTGTTGATCGTGCCGGCCGACAGCCAGGCCAACATCACATCGCTGAAAGACCTGACCCGCGATGACATCAAACGCGTGGCTTACGGCAACCCGGCCTCGGTGCCGGTGGGCCGCTACACGCAGGGCGCGCTGGAAGCGGCGGGCTTGTGGAACGCCGTGCAGGCCAAGGGCGTGCTGGCGCAGAACGTGCGCCAAAGCCTGGCCTATGTATCGCGCGGCGAGGTTGACGCCGGTTTCGTGTTCGCCACCGACGCCGCCATCATGCCCGACAAGGTCAAGGTGGCGGTGCGCGTGCCGTCGCAAACGCCCGTGACCTATCCGATTGCCGTTACGGCGCGCCAGGCGGCCGCCGCGGAAGCCGAACGTTTCGTGGCCTATGTGCTGTCGCCCGCGGGCCAGACCATCCTGGCGCGCTATGGCTTTCAGCAACCTTGA